The following coding sequences lie in one Vigna radiata var. radiata cultivar VC1973A unplaced genomic scaffold, Vradiata_ver6 scaffold_73, whole genome shotgun sequence genomic window:
- the LOC106779896 gene encoding uncharacterized protein LOC106779896, whose amino-acid sequence MGNKFVRGDKAAKQEKNDIILLKIVPPVDQTYVKWLAKDLARIHSFTPKRARPVQPPDHYVEYMKLNGWLDVDLDDPDLAHLFK is encoded by the coding sequence ATGGGAAACAAATTTGTCAGGGGAGACAAAGCGGCGAAGCAAGAAAAGAATGACATAATATTACTCAAAATTGTTCCTCCTGTGGACCAGACATATGTTAAATGGCTTGCCAAAGACCTTGCAAGAATTCACAGCTTTACTCCCAAACGTGCTCGCCCAGTGCAGCCGCCAGATCATTATGTAGAATATATGAAGTTGAATGGATGGCTGGATGTGGATTTGGATGATCCTGATCTTGCTCATTTGTTCAAGTAG